The Urbifossiella limnaea genome has a window encoding:
- a CDS encoding YjhG/YagF family D-xylonate dehydratase: MPHDLLEPADAAAYDIVTTTRGPAGHLPLTADLLRHAPSGDLFGWTQNVGMGWNPDRLGGKEFLILSTHGGLRAEDGSPVALGFHSGHWEVGLLVKAAAQELARLGCVPFAGAVTDPCDGRTQGTPGMYDSLPFRNDAAMVMRRLMRSLPTRAGVLGVATCDKGLPAMMMALASQHDFPTMLVPGGVMLAGETGTEDTGKVQTIGARFAHGEITLEQAAEAGCHACASPGGGCQFLGTAATSQVIGEALGLSLPHSALSPSGQPIWLDMAKRSATALLHRANRGIHTKHVLTDGAFRNALAVFAAFGGSTNLLLHTPAIAFHAGVTRPTVADWTHFARAVPRLVDALPNGPIGHPTVRVFLAGGVPEVMLHLRELGLLALDALTATGEPLGAVLEWWEKSERRQRVRAMLRERDGVDPDTVIMSLTQAKARGLTSALTFPFGNLAPHGSVIKSTSIDPSVVDADGVYRKTGPAKVFTTEKAAIAAIKGDGPKRVQAGDVLVLCARGPMGSGMEETYQVTSALKFLPWGKHVAVLTDARFSGVSTGACVGHVSPEALAGGPIGRLRDGDIVRIVIDRNTLAGHIDLVGDATGEHGPDWGTAELAVRPPREDLAPDPQLPADTRLWALLQNASGGVWGGCVYDVDMIAERLR; encoded by the coding sequence ATGCCCCATGACCTGCTAGAACCGGCCGACGCCGCCGCCTACGACATCGTCACCACCACCCGCGGCCCGGCCGGGCACCTGCCGCTGACAGCGGACCTGCTCCGCCACGCCCCGAGCGGCGACCTGTTCGGGTGGACGCAGAACGTCGGCATGGGCTGGAACCCCGACCGCCTCGGCGGCAAGGAGTTCCTCATCCTGTCCACCCACGGCGGGTTGCGGGCGGAAGACGGCTCGCCCGTTGCGCTCGGCTTCCACAGCGGTCACTGGGAGGTGGGGCTGCTCGTGAAGGCGGCCGCGCAGGAGTTGGCCCGGCTCGGCTGCGTGCCGTTCGCGGGCGCCGTCACCGACCCGTGCGACGGCCGCACCCAGGGCACGCCGGGGATGTACGACAGCCTGCCGTTCCGCAACGACGCCGCGATGGTGATGCGCCGCCTGATGCGCAGCCTGCCGACGCGGGCCGGCGTGCTCGGCGTCGCCACCTGCGACAAGGGGCTGCCGGCGATGATGATGGCGCTGGCGAGCCAGCACGACTTCCCGACGATGCTCGTCCCCGGCGGCGTGATGCTGGCCGGCGAGACGGGCACCGAGGATACCGGGAAGGTGCAGACGATCGGCGCCCGCTTCGCGCACGGCGAGATCACGCTGGAGCAGGCCGCGGAAGCCGGCTGCCACGCCTGCGCGAGCCCCGGCGGCGGCTGCCAGTTCCTCGGCACCGCGGCCACGTCCCAGGTGATCGGCGAGGCGCTGGGCCTGTCGCTGCCGCACTCGGCGCTGTCGCCGTCGGGTCAGCCCATCTGGCTCGACATGGCGAAGCGGTCCGCGACGGCGCTGCTCCACCGTGCGAACCGCGGCATCCACACGAAGCACGTCCTGACGGATGGCGCGTTCCGCAACGCGCTGGCGGTGTTCGCCGCGTTCGGCGGTAGCACGAACCTGCTGCTCCACACCCCCGCCATCGCCTTCCACGCCGGCGTGACGCGGCCGACCGTCGCCGACTGGACGCACTTCGCGCGGGCCGTCCCGCGGCTGGTGGATGCACTGCCGAACGGACCGATCGGTCACCCGACGGTGCGCGTCTTCCTGGCCGGCGGCGTGCCCGAAGTCATGTTGCACCTGCGCGAACTCGGCCTGCTCGCGCTCGACGCCCTCACCGCGACCGGCGAGCCGCTCGGGGCCGTACTCGAGTGGTGGGAGAAGTCCGAGCGCCGGCAGCGCGTGCGGGCCATGCTGCGGGAGCGCGACGGCGTCGACCCCGACACGGTCATCATGTCGCTGACGCAAGCGAAGGCGCGGGGGCTGACGAGCGCCCTGACGTTCCCGTTCGGCAACCTGGCGCCGCACGGGTCGGTCATCAAGTCCACGTCGATCGACCCGTCGGTCGTGGACGCCGACGGCGTGTACCGCAAGACCGGCCCGGCGAAGGTGTTCACGACCGAAAAGGCGGCGATCGCGGCGATCAAGGGCGACGGCCCGAAGCGAGTGCAGGCCGGCGACGTGCTGGTGCTGTGCGCCCGTGGCCCGATGGGGAGCGGCATGGAGGAGACGTACCAGGTGACGAGCGCCCTGAAATTCCTCCCGTGGGGGAAGCACGTCGCAGTGCTGACGGACGCCCGCTTCAGCGGCGTGAGCACCGGGGCGTGCGTCGGCCACGTGTCGCCGGAGGCACTGGCCGGCGGCCCGATCGGCCGCCTGCGCGACGGAGACATTGTTCGCATCGTGATCGACCGCAACACGCTGGCCGGTCACATCGACCTGGTCGGCGACGCGACCGGCGAGCACGGCCCCGACTGGGGCACCGCCGAACTGGCCGTGCGCCCGCCGCGCGAGGACCTGGCCCCCGACCCGCAACTGCCCGCGGACACGCGGCTGTGGGCGCTGCTGCAGAACGCCAGCGGCGGTGTCTGGGGTGGCTGCGTGTACGACGTGGACATGATCGCGGAGCGACTGCGGTGA
- a CDS encoding DEAD/DEAH box helicase: MTDPEPTPPAEPAVPPEPAAVEPPKPEPVAESKFAGLGLDAKLLAALTVLGYEEPTPIQREAIPLVLQGTDIVGLAATGTGKTAAFALPLIQRLAANTSKVKPAALILVPTRELAMQVAEAVHKYGRPYSTRVLPVYGGAAMGQQARALDRGVDVVVATPGRALDFLRRGTLKLAGVSVVVLDEADEMLDMGFAEDIEAILNETPKERQTMLFSATMPPRIEAIARKHLRAPATVRVSQEPVAPGQMPKVKQVAYLVPRQYKLATLVRVLDVEAPAAALVFCRTRTEVDELTETLAARGYRPEALHGGLSQEHRDRVMRMFRSGTVDLLVATDVAARGLDVEHLTHVVNFHIPAEVETYVHRIGRVGRAGREGTAITLAEAKEHRLLKNIERVTNRKIEVGRVPTVADLKARRMELTRQAIREVIEGGETDQFRVIVETLSAEFDVVDIALAAVKLAHDAETGDAKDAEVEIPAPPPLRERFPAPPRPQRFDGPRQGAPFYPQGAPPFRQEPGGPPRPNPRRGDGGPPTARLFFSLGREAGILPRDLVGAIANTAGVPGQDIGAIEVTDRFSLVEVPEDAADYVVECMQGVRLRGRPVMCRRDQREGGGGGGGFRPGPAPGGPAGFRPGGGYRPAGGGGFGGPPPGGGGFGGPPPRGGFGGPRPRPWAEDEE, from the coding sequence ATGACCGACCCCGAACCCACGCCCCCCGCCGAGCCCGCGGTGCCGCCGGAGCCGGCAGCGGTCGAGCCGCCGAAGCCCGAACCCGTCGCCGAGTCGAAGTTCGCCGGCCTCGGGCTCGACGCGAAGTTGCTCGCCGCGCTCACCGTCCTCGGGTACGAGGAGCCGACGCCCATCCAGAGGGAGGCGATCCCGCTCGTCCTCCAGGGGACCGACATCGTCGGCCTCGCCGCCACCGGCACCGGCAAGACGGCCGCGTTCGCCCTGCCGCTCATTCAGCGCCTCGCAGCCAACACCTCCAAGGTGAAGCCCGCCGCCCTCATCCTCGTGCCGACCCGCGAGTTGGCGATGCAGGTGGCCGAAGCCGTGCACAAGTACGGCCGGCCGTACAGCACCCGCGTGCTGCCTGTGTACGGCGGTGCCGCCATGGGCCAGCAGGCCCGCGCGCTCGACCGCGGCGTCGACGTCGTGGTCGCCACGCCCGGCCGCGCCCTCGACTTCCTTCGCCGCGGGACCCTCAAGCTCGCCGGCGTGTCGGTCGTCGTGCTGGACGAGGCCGACGAGATGCTCGACATGGGCTTCGCCGAGGACATCGAGGCGATCCTCAACGAGACGCCGAAGGAGCGGCAGACGATGCTGTTCTCGGCGACGATGCCGCCGCGGATCGAGGCCATCGCCCGCAAGCACCTCCGCGCCCCGGCCACCGTCCGCGTGTCGCAGGAGCCCGTCGCCCCCGGGCAGATGCCGAAGGTGAAGCAGGTCGCCTACCTCGTGCCGCGGCAGTACAAGCTCGCCACGCTAGTCCGCGTCCTCGACGTGGAGGCGCCCGCGGCCGCGCTCGTGTTCTGCCGCACGCGCACGGAAGTGGACGAACTGACCGAAACGCTCGCGGCCCGCGGCTACCGCCCCGAGGCGCTGCACGGCGGCCTGTCGCAGGAGCACCGCGACCGCGTCATGCGGATGTTCCGTAGCGGCACCGTGGACCTGCTCGTGGCCACCGACGTGGCCGCCCGCGGGCTCGACGTGGAGCACCTCACGCACGTCGTGAACTTCCACATCCCGGCGGAGGTGGAGACCTACGTCCACCGCATCGGCCGCGTGGGTCGGGCCGGCCGCGAGGGGACCGCGATCACCCTGGCCGAGGCGAAGGAGCACCGGCTGCTGAAGAACATCGAGCGGGTGACGAACCGCAAGATCGAGGTCGGCCGCGTGCCGACCGTGGCCGACCTGAAGGCCCGCCGCATGGAACTGACCCGCCAGGCGATCCGCGAAGTCATCGAAGGCGGTGAGACGGACCAATTCCGCGTGATCGTCGAGACGCTGTCGGCGGAGTTCGACGTCGTGGACATCGCGCTTGCGGCCGTGAAGCTGGCCCACGACGCCGAGACGGGTGACGCCAAGGACGCGGAGGTGGAGATCCCCGCCCCGCCGCCGCTGCGGGAGCGCTTCCCGGCGCCGCCGCGGCCGCAACGCTTCGACGGGCCGCGGCAAGGCGCCCCGTTCTACCCGCAGGGGGCGCCGCCGTTCCGGCAGGAGCCGGGCGGGCCGCCGCGGCCGAACCCGCGCCGCGGCGACGGCGGCCCGCCGACGGCCCGGCTGTTCTTCAGCCTCGGCCGCGAGGCGGGCATCCTGCCGCGCGACCTGGTGGGGGCGATCGCCAACACCGCGGGCGTGCCGGGTCAGGACATCGGCGCGATCGAGGTAACGGACCGCTTCTCGCTGGTGGAGGTGCCGGAGGACGCGGCCGACTACGTGGTCGAGTGCATGCAGGGGGTGCGGCTGCGCGGCCGGCCGGTGATGTGCCGCCGCGACCAGCGTGAGGGTGGCGGTGGTGGTGGCGGTTTCCGCCCCGGCCCCGCTCCGGGCGGCCCCGCCGGCTTCCGGCCGGGCGGCGGCTACCGGCCTGCGGGTGGCGGCGGGTTCGGCGGCCCGCCGCCGGGTGGTGGGGGCTTCGGCGGTCCGCCGCCGCGCGGCGGCTTCGGCGGCCCACGCCCGCGGCCGTGGGCGGAAGACGAAGAGTAA
- a CDS encoding Dabb family protein, which produces MPATRLAHNVFFKLKDSTPANVQALVDACHKYLNVQPGIVFFAAGPCCRELDRPVNDRDWDVGLHLVFDTKASHDAYQDDATHNKFIEENKPTWAGVRVFDSYV; this is translated from the coding sequence ATGCCCGCCACGCGACTCGCGCACAACGTCTTCTTCAAGCTCAAGGACTCGACCCCGGCGAACGTGCAGGCGCTGGTGGACGCCTGCCACAAGTACCTGAACGTGCAGCCCGGCATCGTGTTCTTCGCCGCCGGCCCGTGTTGCCGGGAACTCGACCGCCCGGTGAACGACCGCGACTGGGACGTGGGCCTCCACCTCGTGTTCGACACGAAGGCGAGCCACGACGCCTACCAGGACGACGCCACGCACAACAAGTTCATCGAGGAGAACAAGCCGACGTGGGCCGGCGTGCGGGTGTTCGACTCCTACGTGTGA
- a CDS encoding aldose epimerase family protein, with amino-acid sequence MRFALPFAAVAAVVAMMPQPLPAQPKGAKAGPAFDQAPFGKMPDGTAVTGFTLVNRNGVTVQAIEYGAIVTSIRVPDKDGKLADVALGFDKLEDYLKGHPYFGSNAGRSANRIAKGKFSIDGKEYTLATNNGPNHLHGGKAGFDKKLWRGEPFLGATGPGVKFTYRSPDKEEGYPGNLSVTMSYTLTDNNELVVDYRATTDQPTLCNLAHHSYFNLAGHDSGDILGHQFQAMAKNYTPADDTLIPTGKIAPVAGTPFDFTAPKAIGKDLKAAGGDPVGYDLNFVLDKGASDRPELAARVTEPKTGRTLEVYSTEPGLQFYTGNFLDGTNVGRGGAVYRQYGAFCLEPQKFPDSVNKPEWKDKSNPVLRPGETYRQTTVYKFGVAR; translated from the coding sequence ATGCGCTTCGCTCTCCCCTTCGCGGCTGTCGCCGCTGTGGTCGCCATGATGCCGCAACCGCTCCCCGCCCAGCCGAAGGGCGCCAAGGCCGGTCCGGCCTTCGACCAGGCGCCGTTCGGCAAGATGCCCGACGGCACGGCCGTCACCGGGTTCACGCTCGTCAACCGCAACGGCGTCACCGTGCAGGCCATCGAGTACGGCGCCATCGTCACGTCGATCCGCGTCCCGGACAAGGACGGCAAGCTGGCCGACGTGGCGCTCGGGTTCGACAAGCTGGAGGACTACCTGAAGGGCCACCCGTACTTCGGGTCGAACGCCGGCCGCAGCGCCAACCGCATCGCCAAGGGGAAGTTCAGCATCGACGGCAAGGAGTACACGCTGGCGACGAACAACGGCCCCAACCACCTGCACGGCGGCAAGGCCGGGTTCGACAAGAAGCTGTGGCGCGGCGAGCCGTTCCTCGGCGCGACCGGCCCCGGGGTGAAGTTCACCTACCGCAGCCCGGACAAGGAAGAAGGCTACCCCGGAAACCTCTCCGTCACCATGAGCTACACGCTGACGGACAACAACGAGCTGGTGGTGGACTACCGGGCGACGACGGACCAGCCGACGCTCTGCAACCTGGCGCACCACAGCTACTTCAACCTGGCCGGGCACGACAGCGGCGACATCCTCGGCCATCAGTTCCAGGCGATGGCGAAGAACTACACCCCCGCCGACGACACGCTCATCCCCACGGGCAAGATCGCGCCCGTCGCGGGGACGCCGTTCGACTTCACGGCGCCGAAGGCCATCGGCAAGGACTTGAAGGCCGCCGGCGGCGACCCGGTCGGCTACGACCTGAACTTCGTCCTCGACAAGGGGGCGAGCGATCGGCCGGAGCTGGCGGCGCGGGTGACGGAGCCGAAGACGGGGCGGACGCTGGAGGTGTACTCGACGGAGCCCGGCTTGCAGTTCTACACGGGCAACTTCCTCGACGGCACGAACGTCGGCCGCGGCGGGGCGGTGTACCGGCAGTACGGGGCGTTCTGCCTGGAGCCGCAGAAATTCCCCGACTCGGTGAACAAGCCGGAGTGGAAGGACAAGAGTAACCCGGTGCTGCGGCCCGGCGAGACGTACCGGCAGACGACGGTCTACAAGTTCGGGGTGGCGCGGTGA